aaactgcAAGTTTGCATTTGTTGAAATGATACTCGGTGTTATGGTAGCATTAACTTCCGCCTTTAATAAACCAATTTCAACTGATTAGTGAAATTTATTGCAGAAACAAGTTTTCTTTCATAACACATCGAAATTTTCCACCTGATACGTTGTTACTTTAATGAAATAGCTGTTCTACGTTGAAGGCGTATGTTCACATAAATGTGAGGAGTAAGAATCTTAACATTATCCAGAATTCCACTTTGCCAGGACTTGCTCCGACTAATTGCGCTTGAAGCTTGTACATTCTATTCATGCAGTGTCAAGCGCGGTTCGTTTGCCACATGTTGTGCAGAGATTTCCGTTGACCCCGCTATCGATGGACATTTCATTGCTATTGTTTGTGCTGCAATCTTAAGAAGAAGAGCTTATCCTTCTCGTAACATTTTAGCGAGTTTGTAAGTTCTTTTCTAGTTCTATACTTAGAAAAACACATTAGTAGACGTGATTTAACCTTACTATTGCAGCAatttgcattaaaaaaatttcaggagaACTCGCCATCTTTTTCCATTGCCGCAATCTCTATTCCTTTTGGAGCACTTAATTATTTGATATTCTAGAAATCCCATGTATGTTTTTgtggcgggtgtggcgcatgTTCCACTGCGAATGcacagtcgatggtttgaaacctcCCTGGGaccaagttaaaggcatcagcccacgattCTGGGAtgatacggatttccggtggagtattcgtatactttCTTGGGTGtagaaagcaagaaatttgttttgaaattatttcttggacaCAGCCTCTTCTGTtatactgaaatgacgatgaacagtttgctccagGACGGCATACGGCGCAGCAAACGTAGGGCTGTCAGCGGAGGTGAGAATGGTTGGATTAATTCCAGTATCACAAGGTACTAAAGGGTGCTGACATGTGCTTTGCACAGGGTtggaatcctcaatttttggaatgctcttcaggggatatccagaggagcgatTAGAGATCTTTCTATAGAGAACAACTTATGTTTTGctgaattatttcttggacACAACCTTTTCAACAGAGCCAAGATTGCTATTGAACTAGTCGTCATTTCAGTATAACAGAAAAGGTTGTAAGTTCGTAGTTCAACCTTCTTTGAATCCTGGCATCGTAAAGTTTgtttgtgtactactttttaagcagaaccaagattgttattgatctttattctggctaacgctTCGTCGTcgttgccttcttcagagcctcgaaaaatcaaagacacgtgtaatctactctctcaaacgcctcgtcttccacaagatatgatttagcaaacagattatttaaaagcaacgtcagaaaagcagaccagggCTCACCTTgttagccacgaaatcgtgatgttagggGACCACCAGatgttagagttgcgccgctagtattaactagtaacgatgctcCCGCCTCTGACctcgtaggtcaaaacccgcaaaggtcctgatatggcgccagctcgttgatcacagcgatgcattcttcttaacgattcatgattggacttttggccgtgatataaaacgcttccaatgtttttcgcgctagaacgtctgattcgcgtgctaagatcccgacagctatcttgaaaggggtgttgtcatgacactgcctacgatgagcacctaaaggggttgattttacgagtccgTCAAGGTTCTCCTTGATGcggatacatagtgatcttcctgtttcgccaatgtactcagtcctacataactgacaggtgattagatagataactcccgataccacgcaatcacTGCCCCCTGTTCGGATAAACGATGCAATTGggtgtctcacaaagtctgtcCACTATTCTGCCTATAGTATTGCCCAGACCAGCGAAATACTTAACATCCAGACATTCGCTTAGCAGcatcattatttgctgtatCGCAAACCCATACATGTTAAGAGTCTCCTGGTGTTCGAGAAGCAGCTCTGATGTTGCTTGTAGTTCAGCATCAGTGGAGACGTAGGTGTAGAGCGAAGTGACATCGAAGGATTCGATGACACAATCTCCATCAAGGCGCGCTTTGCGGAGGTGCTCTATGAACCTTTTTGTGTTTGAGAGATGAGCTGGAACGTATTGGAGTAGCTGGCTGAgaatagtgttaaggaaccaGGATATTCTGTCGGTGGGACCTCCAATATTGCTAATGATAGGCCTAACATTGAAATCCCCTGGGTTGTTCGAACTTAATTCGGCAGCGGAAAGCTTGTGGGTCTTGATAAGGACGTAAAGGGCCGGACAGGTGGGCCGATCACATTTTAGACGCGTGATAGTTGTTTTTGGTAAACATACTGATTTTGCGGTCTCCATCCatatgcatcgctgtgaccaacgagctggcgccatatcaggacctttgcgggttttgacctacgaggtcagaggcgggggcatcgttactagttaatactagcggcgcaactctaacaactggtggtcccctaacatcacgatttcgtggctatcaaggtgcgCGCTATGGTGGTCTCTTTTTCTGACCTTGGCTTTGAATAATTTGTCTGCTAAGTCATATcgtgtgggatgacgaggcgtttgagagagtagattacacgtgtctttgatttttccaggctctgaagaaggcgacgacgccgaaacgttagccagaataaagatcaataacaatcttggttcggCTTAAAatgtagtacacaatcaaactttACGATGCCAAGactcaaagaaggtcgaacttggaacttacaaCCTTTTCTGTtatactgaaatgacgatAAACAGTTTGCTCCAGGAGGGCATACGAACACAACCTTTTCGTAAACTATTgaaagaaaggtgattccgttcatttcttcttaattgccgtagaaaacggcccggaagatgtggcttcgggctatttcctacaaggagttcggttggagcgcgccagccttgtgcacgggccgcatttccgggccgtttttttacggcaattaggaagaaatagacagaatcataccactttctataatctacgatctcgtatacgaatattcaacctgaaatccgtaccaattcagattcgtgggtgatgcctttaactttctATCCTCCGGGCTCGATGGTGTGGCCCCATAATTGTCTTGAAAACACTGGCTTGGCACATCGCCTGCTCCAGCAAGTCACTGCATGTCCCGCATGCGCGTTTGTAAATCTCTGAgcttctgaactgaagtgttCTGAACCGAGCACTGGCGCATGAAAGAGATGGGTTTACGccacacactttatccttttgtcACTTGATATCCGCTGCAGTCTCTCCCTTATCTTTGTAGGATGAGGTACAGACAGATAAGCTTTTTGTCTCGTATTCGCCTTGCAGCAAAACTTAAAAAGAGGAGCCGGTCTTGCTGAAGCGATGAAGTCTCGAATACCGCTCCTCACACAGATTGAACggattgaaaaacaaaaagaacggATAAGATCTGTTTTTGTAGTTATTCTCCGGGACGCACATCTTTCGTACTCGTTACGATGCTTTTTCGCTGAGCGCTCGATCGTTTGCACAggtataaataaatgaaggcCGGCTATCAGCTTGGTTCTAGACTCTCCCTTCGTACCGCACTTCCATATTTTCCTTCCATAACTGCGATTGGAGGAAACAAAAGTGTGACGGAGTTGCTCTTGGATACGTACTTCTTCGCTTCGTCCGCTTCTCACGATGTTCAACGTCATCACATTGGCTGCTTCCGCCATAATCGTCACAACTATCGGTTGCTTCATCTACATAGCCATTATCATCAATGACATTGACGATCTTCGGGAGAACATCAGGGAGGGCATGAATGAATTTAGAGTACGTCAAAAGTATTTGAAGAAGTCTGATTCCTCTTCTTATAACTAATAGCTTAAGGCAGTTACGGATGACACATGGATGAGTCTCATGGAAGAGCAATCATCTATTCCGATGAGAGATAGAACACTTGAAACCATCTCTAGTTTTCTTGGTAGGACCAAAAGACAGGAAGAAGGATGTGGTAGGTGTTTACAAAGAGCACTAACTTCTTTACAGGGATAACTACTCAAAAACAAGATCTTtaatacgtttttttctctctggcAGGTTGTGCTAAGAAGGCTGAGCTATGTCCTGCTGGCCCTCCTGGACGCCCCGGACCTCCAGGTACACCTGGGAAAGACGGATCAGATGGATCCAACGGCGTTAATGGTCCCCCTGGAGTCAAGTTATTGTAagttatttcttcttaaatacTACGATGTCGGTTCTGCAACAGTTCCTTTTCAGCCTCGGAGCCAGTTCGGCGCAAGGCTGCATAAAATGTCCACATGGACCGCCTGGATTGCCTGGACAGCAAGGACCTCCAGGACCTCCGGGCTCCCCAGGAAACCAGGGCATGCGAGGACCACCTGGAGACACTGGTGTTGCTGGTCCTGAGGGACCAGAAGGCGAAGCGGGGCCGACAGGGCACACTGGACACGATGGCGTTCAAGGCCCCACTGGAAAACCGGGTGTAATTTATTTGCCAGGTCCACCTGGAGTGAAAGGAGAGCCAGGACCACGCGGTCCGGTGGGAGAGCCAGGAGCACCAGGTACTCCTGGCAAAGATGGCGGACCTGGCAAGCAAGGTGCACCTGGAATGCCTGGTAGGCCTGGGCGAAAAGGATTGGACGGAAAGCCAGGAATAGATGGTAAAAGTGGTGACGACGGGAACGATGCTACTTATTGCAAGTGTCCGCCGAAGTCCAACAAATTACCTATCACCAACAAACGACAAAGTAAGAAATTCTAGTTgtgatgttttcatttttcagttttttttaaagcagaaCCACTCGATGTgacttccacatttttttttaaccgaaactttttcgaatgaattttCGATCAATTACAATGAAGTgcatcctgtttttttttccaactcctTCTCAACTTCTGCAACGCAAATACTTAGATGTTCATAGTGCTGTACAGCGACACTATTGTTGGTTTCGTTGTACCAAACCATTCTTTGTAagttctttcattttgttaaTTAAATCTTCGTAAAAAGCGGGTTTAGCGCAGTTgataagaggtttcgctgtgactgcacgatcgatcgttgATTTGAGACCGCCTTAGAGCCAGAAAAAACCTTTCATTCATCCGGGACTGATAAAGCGGCGCCAGACTTTTTTGGGaaggtaaaaacactgacatgatACATCGCCCAACCCCCGCAAGTAATTGTAATGCACCAGTCATAAACTTTAAACGATTCGGAGTTAAAGTTAGACGTCTAGGTACGTCCTTATATGGAATTGATCAACATCATGCACTTcatcattttatcctttaaatctTTGCAAACAGAGTTGTAAACGCTACTGAAAGATGCGGATGGATTCATTAATTAAACCCAACTATACCTCATCTTTTATGCATCTTTGAACACTtaacagaaaataataattatgtgAATTATTAGGAAATTATAGAAAAGTGTTTTGTTCCGCTGTTTTTGCACAAAATCTGCATGTAGATAACAACCATAATCCACGACGTTACTTTAGTTTACTGTACTTCTTgaattttcgttcaaaataCACATCTAAGAAGACTCTGGAGCCCTCAAACCGCTTACGTAGAGACTTCTGACaaagcaaaataattttcGATGGACAACGCCAGCGGATCCTGATGCGTGAACAATGTTCGGATGAAATCACCCGCACGACcttacttttcattttcttggatGCCTTATCAGATAAAGTGTTTGTTAGGTGTTTAACACAACTCCATTCCTGTGCCTCTTGCCCAGAGTGATAAACGGCTGCGAATGGGAAGCGATTGTGAGGGGAATTTGACCTACTGATTGGAtttattccgaaaaaaaaaagaatttggaaaCCCATCCATTTGATGTGTAGTTATTTGTTGCCATTATTCGATTAATCTAGGAGTCACAATTAGTGGAAATCTGCAAAGCAGATTTTCTCTGTAATCGTGGTAATCTATAATATTAGAGTAATGTGGAGTGACGAAAAAAT
The Necator americanus strain Aroian chromosome I, whole genome shotgun sequence genome window above contains:
- a CDS encoding hypothetical protein (NECATOR_CHRI.G2900.T1), yielding MFNVITLAASAIIVTTIGCFIYIAIIINDIDDLRENIREGMNEFRAVTDDTWMSLMEEQSSIPMRDRTLETISSFLGRTKRQEEGCGCAKKAELCPAGPPGRPGPPGTPGKDGSDGSNGVNGPPGVKLFLGASSAQGCIKCPHGPPGLPGQQGPPGPPGSPGNQGMRGPPGDTGVAGPEGPEGEAGPTGHTGHDGVQGPTGKPGVIYLPGPPGVKGEPGPRGPVGEPGAPGTPGKDGGPGKQGAPGMPGRPGRKGLDGKPGIDGKSGDDGNDATYCKCPPKSNKLPITNKRQSKKF
- a CDS encoding hypothetical protein (NECATOR_CHRI.G2899.T1): MAPARWSQRCIWMETAKSVCLPKTTITRLKCDRPTCPALYVLIKTHKLSAAELSSNNPGDFNVRPIISNIGGPTDRISWFLNTILSQLLQYVPAHLSNTKRFIEHLRKARLDGDCVIESFDVTSLYTYVSTDAELQATSELLLEHQETLNMYGFAIQQIMMLLSECLDVKYFAGLGNTIGRIVDRLCETPNCIVYPNRGQ